A DNA window from uncultured Methanoregula sp. contains the following coding sequences:
- a CDS encoding rubrerythrin family protein yields the protein MATIENAKEAFAGESQANRKYQAFSEKAAEEGFKNVAILYKAASEAEAIHAKKLLKVISAVGPTAANLEASVAGETHEFESMYPAFVKEAEAEKKNEALLAFTFAMKAEQVHAGLYKKALAAVKSGSDLPREKVFLCPVCGNIEMGKAPDKCPICGVFGKQFREITL from the coding sequence ATGGCAACCATAGAGAATGCAAAGGAAGCGTTTGCCGGCGAATCGCAGGCAAACCGGAAATACCAGGCGTTTTCCGAGAAAGCTGCCGAAGAGGGATTCAAGAACGTGGCAATCCTGTACAAGGCAGCATCCGAGGCCGAGGCGATCCATGCAAAGAAGCTCTTGAAGGTCATCTCCGCGGTCGGACCCACTGCAGCAAACCTGGAGGCCAGCGTAGCCGGGGAGACCCATGAGTTCGAATCCATGTATCCCGCGTTCGTCAAGGAGGCCGAAGCCGAGAAGAAGAACGAGGCCCTGCTCGCGTTCACGTTTGCGATGAAAGCCGAGCAGGTGCATGCAGGCCTTTACAAGAAGGCGCTGGCTGCGGTAAAGTCCGGGTCGGATCTCCCAAGAGAGAAGGTATTCCTCTGCCCAGTCTGCGGGAACATCGAGATGGGAAAAGCCCCGGACAAGTGCCCGATCTGCGGGGTTTTCGGCAAGCAGTTCCGGGAAATCACCCTCTGA
- the radC gene encoding DNA repair protein RadC has translation MKKMKDLPLLDRPREVIARKGASALSDTELIEAIIGRGTRNRDVRVLSKEICGLLQEQKPDLCYADLRAIEGVGPTRASQILACFELGRRYFTQFGPEGRVTKPEDVLPLVKNLRDKRQEHFVCITLNGAGEVLGNRIITVGLLNHSLVHPREVFADAIVDRAASVICVHNHPSGSLDPSPQDIAITTQLKEAGRLVGIQLVDHIIVTRSGHVSLRERGHIS, from the coding sequence ATGAAGAAGATGAAAGATCTGCCCCTCCTGGACCGGCCGCGTGAAGTCATTGCAAGAAAGGGGGCCTCGGCCCTCTCGGACACCGAACTCATCGAGGCGATCATCGGCAGGGGAACGAGAAACCGGGATGTCCGGGTGCTCTCAAAGGAGATCTGCGGCCTCCTGCAGGAACAGAAGCCGGACCTGTGTTATGCGGATCTCCGGGCCATCGAAGGCGTAGGCCCGACCCGGGCATCCCAGATCCTGGCCTGTTTTGAACTGGGCCGGCGCTACTTCACGCAGTTTGGGCCGGAGGGCCGGGTCACGAAACCCGAGGATGTCCTGCCGCTTGTGAAGAACCTCCGGGACAAACGGCAGGAGCATTTCGTCTGCATCACCCTCAATGGCGCCGGCGAGGTGCTGGGAAACCGGATTATCACAGTCGGCCTCCTCAACCACAGCCTCGTCCACCCGCGGGAAGTCTTTGCCGATGCGATCGTGGACCGGGCCGCGTCCGTCATCTGCGTGCACAACCATCCCTCGGGATCGCTCGATCCGAGCCCGCAGGACATCGCCATCACCACCCAGCTGAAAGAGGCCGGCCGGCTTGTCGGGATCCAGCTTGTTGATCACATCATTGTCACCCGATCCGGGCACGTGAGCCTGCGGGAGCGCGGGCATATTTCCTAA
- a CDS encoding flavodoxin family protein: MVKVIGILGSPLTEGNTALLLRQALRGAADAGCTVEEIAVAGLDFEACNEMFFCRDHETCIMDDDMQLMYEKIKSADSIIVATPVMTMGIPGKLKSFMDRFQVFYMAKYLRKSPLVDKDRIGWRRGLFICISGMAVPEVFVGAKLTASTFFDIIDCPYSDELLINDMDRILDVAARCDLLDAAYEKGLSLGKALLQDCPS, encoded by the coding sequence ATGGTAAAGGTAATCGGCATCCTTGGAAGTCCCTTGACAGAGGGGAACACCGCACTCCTGCTGCGCCAGGCGCTCCGGGGAGCGGCGGATGCCGGGTGCACAGTCGAGGAGATCGCGGTTGCCGGTCTCGATTTCGAGGCCTGCAACGAGATGTTCTTCTGCCGGGATCACGAGACCTGCATCATGGACGACGACATGCAGCTCATGTATGAGAAGATCAAATCCGCGGACAGCATCATTGTTGCAACGCCGGTGATGACCATGGGCATTCCCGGAAAACTCAAATCGTTCATGGACAGATTCCAGGTCTTCTACATGGCAAAATATCTCCGTAAATCCCCGCTTGTCGACAAGGACCGGATCGGGTGGAGGAGAGGACTCTTCATCTGTATCTCGGGTATGGCTGTGCCGGAAGTCTTTGTTGGCGCCAAACTGACTGCCAGTACATTTTTCGATATCATCGACTGCCCGTACAGCGACGAGCTCCTCATCAATGATATGGACAGGATACTGGACGTAGCGGCCCGGTGCGATCTTCTCGATGCTGCATATGAGAAGGGATTGTCCCTGGGGAAAGCACTCCTGCAGGATTGTCCGTCCTGA